From Cellulophaga lytica DSM 7489, a single genomic window includes:
- a CDS encoding ComF family protein, translating to MPLGCFGCNTPLRKGERLICTVCRNELPLTEYNFTDENPIDRVFYGRINVKKVNSFLFFTKNGVVKNIIHHLKYKNQQQLGTFFGRWYAQSIKERLDIDIVVPVPLHKKKLTKRGYNQVSLFGQELALHFNASYQENVLFKTANTRTLTKKNRFSRWKVNQDLYKLTNEENVAGKTILLVDDVITTGATIEACATALHKAKNVTIYVATIAVVP from the coding sequence ATGCCCTTAGGGTGTTTTGGATGTAATACACCTTTGCGTAAAGGTGAACGATTAATTTGTACCGTTTGTCGAAATGAATTACCACTTACCGAGTACAATTTTACCGATGAAAACCCAATTGACCGTGTTTTTTATGGCAGAATTAATGTTAAAAAGGTTAATTCTTTCTTATTTTTCACAAAAAATGGGGTGGTAAAAAACATAATTCATCATTTAAAATATAAAAATCAGCAACAACTAGGGACCTTTTTTGGGCGCTGGTATGCGCAGTCAATTAAAGAACGTTTAGATATAGATATTGTTGTGCCCGTACCTCTACATAAGAAAAAATTAACAAAAAGAGGGTACAACCAAGTTAGCTTATTTGGGCAAGAATTGGCATTGCATTTTAATGCTAGTTACCAAGAAAATGTTTTATTTAAAACTGCTAATACTAGAACGTTAACTAAAAAAAATAGGTTTTCTAGATGGAAAGTAAATCAGGATTTATACAAGTTAACTAATGAAGAAAATGTGGCTGGTAAAACCATTTTATTGGTTGATGATGTAATAACAACCGGAGCTACAATTGAAGCTTGTGCTACTGCATTACATAAAGCAAAAAATGTAACAATTTATGTAGCAACAATTGCCGTAGTACCATAG
- a CDS encoding Ig-like domain-containing protein → MARRIFSLLFLVLVVFALVHCARRGTPSGGPKDITPAELIKATPANKSINFKSKTIRLEFDEYIKLKDIQKQLIVSPPLKYQPDITPQGSASKYIEITIKDTLKPNTTYTFNFGQSIEDNNEGNPSSFLSYVFSTGDYIDSLSISGVVNDAFKQKVDEYVSVMLYKVDSTYTDSTIYKEPPYYITNTLDSTNIFSLKNLKEGEYALFALKDEGNNNTFDQGIDKIGFLDHYITIPTDSIYVLDLFKEVSDFSMSVPSYASKNKIIFGYNGDGSDVEIIQKSYLPDSVKTKVTKELEKDTLNYWITPFEADSLIFNVVSNRQKTLDTFIVKTRKLPADSLKFTAVSNKRISLENQFWVAANTPIKSIDTSKIKIVDKDTLPVFVPISLDTIKNRLDFDMVVPLENEYSITVLPEAITDFFNAVNDTIQYRVSFVDPTENSLLTVNLAGEVTYPVIVQLIDGSGKLVREQFATEPKPFVYKNVKPGEYQVRVVEDTNGNQKWDTGNYLQKTFPERVSYSPALNLRANWEETLTFQITR, encoded by the coding sequence ATGGCAAGACGTATTTTTAGCTTACTTTTTTTAGTGTTGGTTGTGTTTGCATTGGTGCATTGTGCAAGAAGAGGAACACCGTCTGGCGGACCAAAAGATATTACGCCTGCAGAGCTTATAAAGGCTACACCTGCTAATAAAAGCATAAATTTTAAATCTAAAACTATTAGGTTGGAGTTTGATGAGTATATAAAATTAAAAGATATACAAAAGCAACTTATTGTATCTCCTCCTTTAAAATATCAGCCAGATATTACGCCACAGGGTTCTGCTAGCAAGTATATAGAAATTACTATAAAAGACACTTTAAAACCAAATACAACTTACACATTTAATTTTGGACAAAGTATTGAGGATAATAACGAAGGAAACCCAAGTAGTTTTTTAAGTTATGTTTTTTCTACAGGAGATTATATAGATTCTTTAAGTATTTCTGGTGTTGTAAATGATGCTTTTAAACAAAAGGTAGACGAGTATGTAAGTGTTATGCTGTACAAGGTAGACAGTACGTATACAGATTCTACTATTTATAAAGAGCCACCTTATTACATAACTAATACATTAGATAGCACCAATATTTTTTCATTAAAAAACCTTAAAGAAGGTGAGTATGCTTTATTTGCATTAAAGGATGAAGGCAATAACAATACATTTGATCAGGGTATAGATAAAATAGGTTTTTTAGATCACTACATAACAATACCAACAGATTCTATTTATGTGTTAGATTTGTTTAAAGAGGTGTCAGATTTTTCTATGTCTGTACCAAGTTATGCATCAAAAAATAAAATAATATTTGGGTACAATGGTGATGGTAGTGATGTTGAAATTATTCAGAAAAGTTACTTGCCAGATAGTGTAAAAACTAAAGTAACTAAAGAATTAGAAAAAGATACTCTAAATTATTGGATTACTCCTTTTGAGGCAGACTCTTTAATTTTTAATGTAGTTAGTAATCGCCAAAAAACATTAGATACATTTATTGTTAAAACAAGAAAACTTCCTGCAGACTCATTAAAATTTACAGCTGTTTCTAATAAAAGAATTAGTTTAGAAAACCAATTTTGGGTTGCAGCCAATACACCAATTAAGTCTATAGACACATCAAAAATAAAAATAGTAGATAAAGATACATTACCTGTTTTTGTGCCAATTAGTTTAGATACTATAAAAAATAGGTTAGATTTTGATATGGTTGTGCCATTAGAAAACGAGTACAGTATTACAGTATTACCAGAGGCAATTACAGACTTTTTTAATGCTGTAAATGATACCATACAATACCGAGTTTCTTTTGTAGATCCCACAGAAAATAGCTTACTAACTGTAAACTTGGCTGGTGAGGTAACTTACCCAGTAATTGTACAATTAATAGATGGCTCTGGTAAGCTTGTAAGAGAGCAATTTGCTACAGAGCCAAAACCTTTTGTGTATAAAAATGTTAAGCCAGGAGAATACCAGGTTAGAGTAGTAGAAGATACCAACGGAAACCAAAAGTGGGATACAGGTAATTATTTACAAAAAACATTTCCAGAAAGAGTTAGTTATTCACCTGCATTAAACTTAAGAGCTAACTGGGAAGAAACACTTACGTTTCAAATTACAAGGTAA
- a CDS encoding nitrilase family protein encodes MSSYNSLHITLVQTPIVWENPEENRNVLSNKINAITTATDLVILPEMFTTGFTMNPSKIAKSEGEKTRNWMQTIAKSKQIAITGSILFYENNTFYNRLFFVYPNGTYETYNKKHTFTLAGEDKVYKAGTKKLIVDYKGFKICPLICYDLRFPVWARNTEDYDILLYVANWPKQRVTAWDTLLKARAIENMSYCIGVNRVGTDNSGYEYTGHSAAYDVLGNQICFSNDDEILHTTINKQHIIDMRNKLKFLDDRDTFTL; translated from the coding sequence ATGAGCTCTTACAACTCTTTGCATATTACACTAGTACAAACACCTATTGTTTGGGAAAACCCAGAAGAAAACAGAAATGTGTTATCAAACAAAATAAATGCAATAACCACTGCAACAGATCTAGTTATTTTACCCGAAATGTTTACCACTGGTTTTACAATGAACCCATCTAAAATTGCTAAAAGTGAGGGAGAAAAAACAAGAAACTGGATGCAAACTATTGCAAAAAGCAAACAAATAGCAATTACAGGTAGTATTCTATTTTATGAAAACAACACGTTTTACAACAGATTATTTTTTGTTTACCCTAACGGAACTTATGAAACCTACAATAAAAAACACACTTTTACACTGGCTGGTGAAGACAAGGTGTATAAAGCAGGTACCAAAAAGCTAATTGTAGATTATAAAGGATTTAAAATTTGCCCCTTAATTTGCTACGACTTAAGGTTTCCTGTATGGGCACGTAACACAGAAGATTATGACATATTACTTTATGTTGCAAATTGGCCAAAACAGCGTGTTACAGCTTGGGACACATTGCTTAAAGCTAGAGCTATAGAAAATATGAGCTATTGCATTGGTGTAAACAGAGTAGGTACAGACAACTCTGGATATGAGTACACTGGACATTCTGCTGCTTACGACGTACTTGGCAACCAAATTTGTTTTTCTAATGATGATGAAATTCTACACACTACAATTAACAAACAACACATAATTGATATGCGTAACAAATTAAAGTTTTTAGATGACAGAGATACTTTTACCTTGTAA
- a CDS encoding aldose epimerase family protein codes for MAPQLLNPKDFEALINGKRVALYTLKNAQGSIAQITNYGGTLASLWIKDKNNNFKDVVLGYKSLHEYQTNPNAYFGSIVGRYANRIAKGKFTLDNKTYNLAVNNGENHLHGGTTGFDAVVWDAKQPTGDTLELTYVSADMEEGYPGNLAVKVQYHLTDKNAIKIKYWAITDKTTVVNLTNHSYFNLKGEGNGDILDHKLQINASSFTSVDTTCIPTGELTAVDDTPLDFRKEKTIGKDINADYEQLIIGNGYDHNYVIDQNTTLNLAATAKEASTGITMNVYTTEPGVQLYTGNFISDKLVGKSGKKYHPRAAFCLETQHYPDSPNKPQFPTVVLRPKEEYHSVTLYKFSVAK; via the coding sequence ATGGCACCACAACTACTAAACCCAAAAGATTTTGAAGCCTTAATAAACGGTAAAAGAGTAGCGCTATACACTTTAAAAAATGCGCAAGGTTCTATTGCACAAATAACAAACTATGGCGGCACTTTAGCCTCATTATGGATAAAAGACAAAAACAATAATTTTAAAGATGTTGTTTTAGGATATAAATCTTTACACGAATACCAAACCAATCCTAATGCCTATTTTGGCAGTATTGTGGGTAGATATGCCAACAGAATTGCAAAGGGTAAATTTACACTAGACAACAAAACATACAATTTAGCTGTTAACAATGGTGAAAACCACTTACACGGTGGCACAACAGGTTTTGATGCTGTTGTTTGGGATGCTAAGCAACCTACCGGAGATACACTAGAATTAACCTACGTTTCTGCAGATATGGAAGAAGGTTACCCTGGTAACTTAGCGGTTAAAGTACAATACCACCTAACAGATAAAAATGCCATAAAAATTAAATATTGGGCAATTACCGATAAAACAACGGTTGTAAACCTAACAAACCACTCTTATTTTAATTTAAAAGGAGAAGGTAATGGCGACATTTTAGATCATAAACTACAAATTAATGCGTCTTCTTTTACAAGTGTAGACACAACTTGCATACCTACAGGAGAACTAACAGCTGTAGATGATACACCCTTGGATTTTAGAAAAGAAAAAACAATTGGCAAAGATATTAATGCAGATTATGAGCAGTTAATTATTGGTAATGGCTATGACCATAACTATGTTATAGACCAAAACACAACTTTAAATTTGGCCGCAACAGCAAAAGAAGCATCAACGGGTATTACTATGAATGTATACACTACAGAGCCAGGAGTGCAATTGTATACGGGTAATTTTATAAGTGACAAGCTAGTAGGTAAATCGGGTAAAAAATACCATCCTAGAGCTGCTTTTTGTTTAGAAACACAGCATTATCCAGATAGTCCTAACAAGCCTCAGTTTCCTACTGTGGTATTGCGTCCTAAAGAAGAATACCACAGCGTAACTTTATATAAATTTAGTGTAGCAAAATAG
- a CDS encoding glycine--tRNA ligase — MANQEDKFKKVISHAKEYGYVFQSSEIYDGLSAVYDYAQNGAELKNNIKQYWWKAMVQLHDNIVGIDSAIFMHPTVWKASGHVDAFNDPLIDNKDSKKRYRADVLIEDYCAKLENKINKEVTKAAKRFGEAFNKQEFVTTNPRVLGYQEKIDTILSRMGKSLENEDLADVKSLIEELDIVCPVSGSKNWTDVKQFNLMFGTKLGASADSAMDLYLRPETAQGIFVNFLNVQKTGRMKIPFGIAQIGKAFRNEIVARQFIFRQREFEQMEMQFFVRPGTQKEWYEAWKQNRIKWHLSLGIGEDNYRFHDHDKLAHYADAAADIEFKFPFGFKELEGIHSRTDFDLSSHEKHSGKKLQYFDHEINESYVPYVVETSIGLDRMFLAVFSNSLIEEELENGSTRTVLKLPAVLAPTKAAILPLVKKDGLPDVAKEIIEDLKWDFKVIYDEKDAVGRRYRRQDANGTPFCITVDHQTLEDKTVTIRHRDTMEQKRVAIADLKSIINAEVSMKEWLKKI; from the coding sequence ATGGCAAATCAAGAAGACAAATTTAAAAAGGTTATATCTCACGCTAAGGAATACGGTTACGTTTTTCAATCTAGTGAAATATACGACGGTTTAAGTGCTGTATATGACTACGCACAAAACGGAGCAGAATTAAAAAACAACATTAAGCAATATTGGTGGAAAGCAATGGTGCAATTGCACGATAACATTGTTGGTATAGACTCTGCCATTTTTATGCACCCAACGGTTTGGAAAGCATCTGGACACGTAGATGCCTTTAACGACCCATTAATAGATAATAAAGATTCTAAAAAAAGGTACAGAGCAGATGTTTTAATTGAAGACTACTGTGCCAAATTAGAAAACAAAATAAATAAAGAAGTTACCAAAGCTGCTAAACGTTTTGGTGAAGCTTTTAATAAACAAGAATTTGTTACTACCAACCCACGCGTTTTAGGTTATCAAGAAAAAATTGATACTATTTTATCTAGAATGGGTAAGTCTTTAGAAAATGAAGATTTAGCAGACGTAAAGAGTTTAATTGAAGAATTAGATATTGTTTGCCCAGTATCTGGATCTAAAAACTGGACAGATGTTAAGCAGTTTAACTTAATGTTTGGCACCAAGCTAGGAGCTTCTGCAGACAGTGCTATGGATCTTTACTTAAGACCAGAAACAGCACAAGGTATATTTGTAAACTTTTTAAACGTACAGAAAACTGGACGTATGAAAATTCCTTTTGGTATTGCCCAAATAGGAAAAGCTTTTAGAAACGAGATTGTTGCAAGACAATTTATTTTTCGCCAAAGAGAATTTGAACAAATGGAAATGCAGTTTTTTGTGCGTCCTGGCACACAAAAAGAATGGTACGAGGCTTGGAAACAAAACCGTATTAAATGGCATTTATCTTTAGGTATAGGAGAAGACAATTACCGTTTTCATGACCATGATAAATTAGCACACTACGCAGATGCTGCCGCAGATATAGAATTTAAATTCCCGTTTGGCTTTAAAGAGCTTGAAGGTATACACTCTAGAACAGATTTTGATTTAAGTAGCCACGAAAAGCACTCTGGTAAAAAATTACAATATTTTGACCATGAAATTAACGAGAGCTATGTACCTTACGTGGTAGAAACATCTATAGGTTTAGACCGTATGTTTTTAGCTGTTTTCTCTAATTCTCTTATAGAAGAAGAATTAGAAAACGGATCTACAAGAACCGTTCTTAAGCTACCTGCTGTATTAGCACCAACAAAAGCTGCTATTTTACCTCTTGTTAAAAAAGATGGCTTACCAGATGTTGCTAAAGAAATTATAGAGGATTTAAAGTGGGATTTTAAAGTAATATATGATGAAAAAGATGCTGTTGGTCGTCGTTACAGAAGACAAGATGCCAACGGTACTCCGTTTTGTATTACAGTAGATCACCAAACTTTAGAAGACAAAACAGTAACTATACGTCACAGAGATACTATGGAGCAAAAACGTGTGGCTATAGCAGATTTAAAATCTATTATTAACGCAGAAGTATCTATGAAAGAATGGCTTAAAAAAATATAA
- a CDS encoding SulP family inorganic anion transporter, producing MKKYLNLFDFQQKVDYKNEILAGLTVAMTMIPESLMFAILAGFSPLVGLYGAFIMGLVTAIFGGRPGLISGGAGATVVVLMALMNSHGLEYVFAAVALAGVIQMIIGLLKLGKFIRLVPQPVMFGFVNGLAIIIFMAQMDQFKAGVGDAAVWLTGETLYTMLGLVLFTIAIIVFVPKVTKAVPASLIGIIVVFLVVYFFNIETKQVVDIINQDTLPGEPLKSLSGTLPSFHIPTIPFTLEAFKIILPYGLIMAAVGLTEGLLTLNLVDEITGTKGNSNRECVAQGGANILNGFFGGMGGCPMIAQTLVNLSAGSRARLSGIIAALTILVIILFGAPVIELVPIAALVGVMVMVSVGTFEWASFKALRRMPKPDIFVMILVTLITVFLHNLALAVLIGVIISALVFAWESAKRIRARKYVDEDGVKHYEIYGPLFFGSTTLFNEKFDVQGDPDKVIIDFKESRVTDMSGIEALNKITERYAKVGKKVHLRHLSKDCIRLLCNADDIIDVNVMEDPTYKVVANK from the coding sequence ATGAAAAAGTATTTAAATTTATTTGATTTCCAGCAGAAGGTAGATTATAAAAATGAAATTTTAGCAGGATTAACGGTGGCAATGACAATGATTCCAGAGTCATTAATGTTTGCTATTCTTGCCGGTTTTTCGCCTTTAGTAGGTTTGTATGGTGCTTTTATTATGGGATTAGTAACAGCAATATTTGGCGGTAGACCAGGATTAATTTCTGGTGGAGCTGGTGCAACCGTAGTAGTCCTTATGGCGTTAATGAACTCTCACGGTTTAGAATATGTTTTTGCAGCAGTTGCTTTGGCAGGTGTTATTCAAATGATAATAGGTCTTTTAAAACTAGGTAAGTTTATACGCTTGGTTCCACAGCCGGTAATGTTTGGGTTTGTTAATGGTTTAGCTATAATTATTTTTATGGCTCAAATGGACCAATTTAAGGCAGGTGTGGGAGATGCAGCAGTTTGGCTAACAGGTGAGACATTGTATACTATGCTAGGTTTGGTATTGTTTACAATAGCAATAATTGTTTTTGTTCCTAAGGTTACTAAGGCAGTGCCAGCTTCATTAATAGGAATTATTGTTGTGTTTTTAGTAGTGTATTTTTTTAATATAGAAACCAAACAAGTAGTAGATATTATAAATCAAGATACATTACCAGGAGAGCCACTAAAATCGCTTAGTGGTACATTACCTTCTTTTCACATTCCTACTATTCCGTTTACATTAGAAGCCTTTAAAATTATTTTACCTTACGGATTAATAATGGCAGCTGTAGGTTTAACTGAAGGTTTGCTTACGTTAAACTTGGTAGATGAAATTACAGGAACAAAAGGAAATAGTAATAGAGAGTGTGTAGCTCAAGGTGGGGCAAACATATTAAACGGTTTCTTTGGCGGAATGGGTGGTTGCCCTATGATTGCTCAAACTTTAGTAAACTTATCTGCAGGTTCAAGAGCAAGATTATCTGGTATAATTGCTGCGTTAACTATATTGGTTATTATATTGTTTGGAGCGCCGGTAATAGAGCTTGTGCCAATAGCTGCATTGGTTGGTGTTATGGTAATGGTTTCTGTAGGTACTTTTGAGTGGGCTAGCTTTAAGGCTTTACGAAGAATGCCTAAACCAGATATTTTTGTAATGATATTGGTTACCTTAATCACTGTATTTTTACATAATTTGGCTTTAGCTGTATTAATAGGAGTAATAATTTCTGCATTGGTATTTGCTTGGGAAAGTGCTAAGAGAATTAGAGCTAGAAAGTATGTAGATGAAGACGGAGTTAAGCACTATGAGATATACGGACCTTTATTTTTTGGATCTACCACATTATTTAATGAAAAATTTGACGTACAAGGTGATCCAGATAAAGTAATTATAGACTTTAAAGAAAGTAGGGTTACCGATATGAGTGGTATTGAAGCTTTAAATAAGATAACAGAACGTTATGCTAAAGTGGGTAAAAAGGTTCACTTAAGACATTTAAGTAAAGATTGTATACGTTTGTTGTGTAATGCAGATGATATTATTGATGTAAATGTAATGGAAGACCCAACGTACAAAGTAGTTGCTAATAAGTAA
- a CDS encoding exodeoxyribonuclease III — MKIVSYNVNGIRAAINKGFIDWLTATDPDVICLQEIKALKEQLDLSLFEEAGYSYNYWYSAQKKGYSGVAILSKTEPDNVTYGTGIDYMDFEGRNIRADFGDISIMSMYLPSGTNLARLDFKLKYMDDFQKYINELKKDKPNIIVVGDYNICHEAIDIHDPVRNKNVSGFLPVEREWIGNFMESGFIDSFRHFNKEPHNYSWWSYRANARNNNKGWRLDYGMVSKTLENRLKRAVILKEAKHSDHCPILVELKN; from the coding sequence ATGAAAATAGTATCCTATAACGTTAACGGTATTCGCGCAGCAATTAATAAAGGTTTTATAGATTGGCTTACCGCTACAGACCCAGATGTTATATGCCTTCAGGAAATAAAAGCACTTAAAGAACAGTTAGATTTATCTTTGTTTGAAGAGGCTGGTTACAGCTATAACTATTGGTATAGCGCACAAAAAAAAGGCTACAGTGGTGTTGCTATTTTATCTAAAACAGAACCAGATAATGTTACCTACGGTACAGGTATAGATTATATGGATTTTGAAGGTAGAAATATTAGAGCAGATTTTGGAGATATTTCTATTATGAGTATGTATCTACCATCTGGTACAAATTTAGCTAGACTAGATTTTAAACTAAAATATATGGATGACTTTCAGAAATATATTAATGAATTAAAAAAAGACAAACCTAATATTATTGTAGTAGGCGACTATAATATATGTCATGAAGCTATAGATATTCATGATCCTGTACGCAATAAAAACGTATCTGGATTTTTACCTGTAGAGCGCGAGTGGATTGGAAATTTTATGGAAAGCGGATTTATAGATAGTTTTAGACACTTTAATAAAGAGCCACACAACTACTCTTGGTGGAGCTACAGAGCTAACGCAAGAAACAATAATAAAGGTTGGCGATTGGATTACGGTATGGTTAGCAAAACCTTAGAAAACCGCTTAAAAAGAGCTGTTATTTTAAAAGAAGCTAAGCACAGTGACCACTGTCCAATTTTAGTAGAACTAAAAAACTAA
- a CDS encoding NAD(P)H-dependent glycerol-3-phosphate dehydrogenase, which produces MKNTTKFAVLGGGSWATAIVKMLTENVSTVNWYMRNTDAIAHIKEHCHNPNYISAVEFNPQQLALTADINTAIENSDVVIFAIPSAFLVTELQKLTVSLENKTIFSAIKGIVPETGLIVGEHFNQTYNIPLENIGVIAGPCHAEEVALERLSYLTIACADEKKAKLVAKNLSSDYIKTKTSDDIIGTEYAAVLKNIYAIAAGMAHGLGYGDNFQSVLMSNAIREMKRFIKRVHHMKRNINNSAYLGDLLVTGYSVFSRNRMFGNMIGKGYTVKSAMMEMSMVAEGYYATKSAHLINEKHNKKSKTPIIDAVYAILYDGKNPKKVFNNLTDKLD; this is translated from the coding sequence ATGAAGAATACTACAAAATTTGCTGTTTTGGGTGGTGGTAGCTGGGCTACTGCAATTGTAAAAATGCTTACTGAAAATGTAAGTACAGTAAATTGGTATATGCGTAATACAGATGCTATTGCACATATAAAAGAGCACTGTCACAACCCTAATTATATAAGCGCTGTTGAATTTAACCCACAACAACTAGCACTAACTGCAGATATTAATACTGCTATTGAAAATTCTGATGTGGTAATTTTTGCAATTCCGTCTGCTTTTTTAGTCACAGAACTACAAAAACTTACAGTGTCTTTAGAGAATAAAACTATATTTTCTGCTATTAAAGGTATTGTACCAGAAACAGGCTTAATTGTTGGTGAACATTTTAACCAAACCTATAATATACCATTAGAAAATATTGGTGTTATTGCTGGTCCTTGCCACGCAGAGGAAGTTGCCCTAGAGCGCTTGTCTTACTTAACTATTGCCTGCGCAGATGAGAAAAAAGCCAAATTGGTGGCTAAAAACTTAAGTAGCGATTATATAAAGACAAAAACATCTGACGATATTATTGGTACCGAGTATGCTGCCGTGCTTAAAAACATTTATGCTATTGCTGCTGGTATGGCTCACGGTTTGGGCTACGGAGACAATTTTCAGAGTGTGCTTATGAGTAATGCTATTAGAGAAATGAAACGTTTTATTAAACGTGTACACCATATGAAACGTAACATTAACAACTCTGCCTACCTTGGTGATTTGCTTGTTACTGGCTATTCTGTTTTTAGTAGAAACAGAATGTTTGGTAATATGATTGGTAAAGGATACACTGTTAAAAGTGCTATGATGGAAATGAGTATGGTTGCAGAGGGTTACTACGCCACTAAAAGTGCTCATTTAATTAATGAAAAACATAACAAAAAGTCTAAAACTCCTATTATAGACGCTGTTTATGCTATTTTGTATGATGGAAAAAATCCTAAAAAAGTATTTAATAATTTAACCGATAAATTAGACTAA
- the mqo gene encoding malate dehydrogenase (quinone), translating to MAKQDFTLIGAGIMSATLGVLLKQLIPDAKIAIYERLDKVGAESSDAWNNAGTGHSAFCELNYTPENEQGEIDISKALKISESFEVSKQLWAYLVKNNLLPAEDPFINDIDHMSFVWGDENLNFLRKRHKALTAYPIFKDMLHSENYDEIKEWVPLMMTGRSKNQTIGATRMSIGTDVNFGTITRGMIAYLQSCDGVEVFLGHQVEDIDDKKDGTWEIEVKDLHTDKEKTIESNFVFIGAGGGALKLLEKSDIPEADGYGGFPVSGQFLKCNNPEVILQHEAKVYGMAEVGAPPMSVPHLDTRMLNGVRSLLFGPYAGFSTKFLKNGSYFDLPLSIDAHNIFPILRAGLHNISLTKYLIEQVVQSPEERFKALEKYYPNAKIEDWELITAGQRVQIIKKDAKEGGVLKFGTEIVTNKNKTLAALLGASPGASTSVSIMLSVLNQCFPMQVKSKAWQQKLTEMIPSLGRSLITDEKLCINTRNYTTAILKLEDQ from the coding sequence ATGGCAAAACAAGACTTTACACTTATAGGAGCTGGCATTATGAGCGCAACGCTTGGCGTTTTATTAAAACAACTAATACCAGATGCTAAAATAGCTATTTATGAACGTTTAGATAAAGTAGGCGCAGAAAGCTCTGATGCTTGGAACAACGCTGGCACTGGGCACTCTGCCTTTTGTGAGTTAAACTACACACCAGAAAATGAGCAAGGAGAAATAGATATTTCTAAGGCATTAAAAATTAGTGAATCTTTTGAGGTGTCTAAACAACTTTGGGCTTATTTGGTAAAAAACAATTTACTTCCTGCAGAAGATCCTTTTATTAATGACATTGACCATATGAGTTTTGTATGGGGTGATGAAAATTTAAACTTCTTAAGAAAAAGACACAAAGCACTTACAGCTTATCCTATTTTTAAAGATATGTTGCATTCTGAAAATTATGATGAAATTAAAGAATGGGTACCTTTAATGATGACAGGCCGTAGCAAAAACCAAACTATAGGAGCCACAAGAATGTCTATAGGTACAGATGTAAATTTTGGAACTATTACCAGAGGGATGATTGCCTATCTGCAGTCTTGTGATGGTGTAGAAGTATTTTTAGGTCACCAAGTAGAAGATATTGATGATAAAAAAGATGGCACTTGGGAAATAGAGGTTAAAGATTTACATACAGATAAAGAAAAAACAATAGAAAGTAATTTTGTGTTTATTGGTGCTGGTGGTGGCGCTTTAAAACTATTAGAAAAATCTGATATTCCTGAAGCAGATGGTTACGGTGGTTTTCCGGTGAGCGGACAGTTTTTAAAATGTAATAATCCTGAAGTTATTTTACAACACGAAGCCAAAGTATACGGCATGGCAGAAGTTGGCGCACCACCAATGTCTGTTCCGCATTTAGATACTAGAATGCTAAATGGCGTACGCTCTTTACTTTTTGGGCCATATGCTGGTTTTTCTACAAAATTTTTAAAAAATGGTTCTTATTTTGATTTACCACTGTCTATAGATGCCCATAATATTTTTCCTATACTTAGGGCTGGTTTACACAACATATCATTAACCAAATACTTAATAGAACAAGTTGTACAGTCGCCAGAAGAACGCTTTAAAGCATTAGAAAAGTACTACCCAAATGCTAAAATTGAAGACTGGGAGCTTATTACAGCTGGGCAACGTGTACAAATAATTAAAAAAGACGCCAAAGAAGGTGGCGTGCTTAAGTTTGGAACCGAGATTGTAACCAACAAAAACAAAACGTTGGCTGCTTTGCTTGGTGCATCACCAGGTGCATCTACATCTGTATCTATAATGTTATCTGTATTAAATCAATGTTTTCCAATGCAAGTAAAATCTAAAGCTTGGCAGCAAAAGTTAACAGAAATGATTCCGTCATTAGGACGTTCACTAATTACAGATGAAAAACTGTGTATAAACACAAGAAATTACACAACGGCTATTTTAAAATTAGAAGACCAATAA